In Desulfovibrio sp. Fe33, the genomic window GGATACCCCGGGGACAGCCCCGAGCGGTTTGAATGGCGGGAGTGTAAGAGAGACCGACAACATGTCGGGAAAAATGACATTTCCTGTGGCGAAATGGTGTGAAAACCGCAGTCCGGCATGGACGGCCGGGGATGGCTCCCGGTGCGGGGAGCTCTATATGAAAATAATAATGAGTCGCGTATTTGGCGTGGGCCACATCGCTGGCTTCCGGCTTCGGATACCGTTCGCGCCCGTGCTTTCGGATCGTGTATTTCGGCGCGGCCCATTTCGATGTGGGCTGGATGGATTGCGATTTGCAGGATTAATGGTTTGTCCAATTGTTTTCGTGTGCCGGGACCGCAGGTTATCGATGCCGTTTTTTTCTTACGGAAAGTCTTGAAAAAATGTCCGAGGGGGGTATCTTTAATGTGAGTGCTTGTTTCTTATTGACCCCGGGGCGCGACTTGTCCTGGGAAAATGGAGCTGGGAAATTTTCTGTGGACAGCAAAAAAGTTGCTTTGTATAGAATGCATTACTTTTGTTCAGGCTTTCGGTCAGTCGTTTGATTCTTAGGCAGGCCAAGCAGGGAGTGCCAGAGTGGAGCCGTCCGTAGGGAAAATACTGCTGATCGACGATGATCCGTTTCAGTGCGCCGCCATCGAGTCCATCATCAAGAAGATGGGCTACGATTGCCACTGCGTGTATTCCGGGATAGAAGGCTTCACCCTGCTCAAGACCAGCCATTTCGACATCATCTTCCTCGATCTCAATCTGCATGAAGGAAGCGGGCTCATGCACATCCCGCGTCTGACCGAACTGAACCCCGAAGTGGACATAGTCATGCTCACCGGGGAGTCGGATTCCGACTGTATTTCCGAGGCGTTTGCCGCCGGGGTCAAGGACTACCTGGTCAAGCCCATCAAGGAGGAGCGTTTCCGCTCCGTCATTCAGAACCTGCTTCGGCTCAAGGCCCGCCAGAAGAATGAGTCCAGTCCCCTTATCCGCGAGGAGATCATCGGCGACAGCAAGGCCCTCAATCAGTGCCTCGAACGGCTCGCCATCTCCGCCAAAGCCAGCGGCAACGTGCTCATCACCGGTGAGACCGGGACCGGAAAGGAGCTTTTCGCCCGCGCGCTGCATAACAACAGCGACCGCAAGGACAATCGGTATATCGTGGTGGATTGCACCAATCTGCCCTCGACCCTGGCGGAAAGCCTGCTGTTCGGCCATGCCAAGGGCTCCTTTACCGGTGCCGATCAGGACCGTAAGGGGCTGTTCCACCTGGCCCATGGCGGTACGCTTTTTCTGGACGAAATCGGCGATCTCGACCTGGGCATCCAGAAATCCCTGCTTCGGGTCCTGCAGGAAAAGACGTTCCGTCCGCTCAGTTCTAGCAAGGAAATCTACAGCGACTTTCGACTGGTGGCGGCAACCAACCGGAATCTCGAAG contains:
- a CDS encoding sigma-54-dependent transcriptional regulator translates to MEPSVGKILLIDDDPFQCAAIESIIKKMGYDCHCVYSGIEGFTLLKTSHFDIIFLDLNLHEGSGLMHIPRLTELNPEVDIVMLTGESDSDCISEAFAAGVKDYLVKPIKEERFRSVIQNLLRLKARQKNESSPLIREEIIGDSKALNQCLERLAISAKASGNVLITGETGTGKELFARALHNNSDRKDNRYIVVDCTNLPSTLAESLLFGHAKGSFTGADQDRKGLFHLAHGGTLFLDEIGDLDLGIQKSLLRVLQEKTFRPLSSSKEIYSDFRLVAATNRNLEEMVARGEFRRDLYYRLQTNIIELPPLRERNGDVELLTRHYLPILCKENDMEEKEVDPQFIETLRLYDWPGNVRELVNVLHVSLQKARFSNYLNIYHLPQQLRMRRVFQDMGENEESQQECSAPPMPYFLPSTLEEFPAMKAARQEAVDAMEQAYLQRLVQLSDSSVAMACKLSGLSRARLYELLSKHNLSLKKS